The window TTATAAGTAGTGTTCATGTTGGTATGTCATATGTCCTAACGCCGAATTGTTGATAAAGGGTAAGCGGAAAGGGATccctattttcttttttcaggGTGCAGCTACTGCACCAAGAAGACTGTCAAGGCCTCAGATTTTGTATAATCTGATTTTGGTGGTGGTTTGGATGGCTTGCCATGTGAGTCATAGTCTATAACGTATTGTTTTGGGTGACATCAGTGCATTTTATAGGTTCTgtctatcatcatcatccatgtTGAGTCATTGTCTATAACGTATTGTTTTGGGTTTTCttgtaattttaatttgctGTGAAAGGCATTATGCTCAATTTAGTAGtattaagttatttatatatacagtCTTGAAATTTCGTACTAGTATTAGTATTTTAAAGATGTCAAGGAGCAAAAACTAACTGAAGTAGCCTAGAGTCTTTCCGTCAAGTCAAGACAATGTTGGTACTTCGGATAGTATCATCTCTAGAGCAATATACTATGTACTAAAATTGAGAGTGTCGACTAGAGCAATACTCTCTACTAGAGCAATACTATCATGTCTCTTTCTTCAGTAGTTTGATGACAGAATTCTTGCTTTATCTGCATCTTTTTTAACCTTACGACATCTCACGAGCTAGAAACCAGCCactgcaacgcgcggacactagGCTAATTTTTTAAAACGAAAAATGCTATACGCCTATACTTCCTAACAAATTTTCACAAATACACGTGTCAAACTTTTGCTCTCCCTCATTGTCAATACGACCACCTCACATGCCACATGCATTTGTAAACCGTTCGTAACTATAACATTTCTCATTTAAAAACATACCATACATTCaaattctatatataaacacataaatatatatatatacacacatatatatatatgaataataatgagCAATGTAAACTCAAATGAACAACACTTACATTGAGAATGCGTTCGGTATCCTCACGACCGATCCTCAACCTAACGAATTTCGTTTCCTTCGGAAACCCGCTTTCCTTAAACTCCAAATTCGAAAACCTAAACGAATTAACCGAATACCCAAGCATATCCGCGCCACGTGTCCAAAACGGTTTACTAGCTTTGCCAGCTggcacacaatcctcaatagctaaacccaacccattttCATTCACAATTTCCTTATTCCCATCACCAAATAATAAATCCAACAATTCCCTCAACAAAAACGCCGCGGCGGCACGATCACACACCGCCGTGTGCAACCGCAACACCACCGCGTATTTCTCGCCATCCCCACCAGCCAAATTATACACAGTAACGAAAAAAACATCACAAGGGGATTCAGGGTCATATTTCTGCCATGggtttgtattgatttcttGTTCAAGGGTTTGGTAAAAGGAGTTTTGGGAATTGAGGGACTGGATTTGGAGAGGTGGGGAAGATGAGGGGGCGAAAAAGGAAAAAGTATTTGTTGAAGGGTTGAATTGGATTTTGGATTTCAGAATTGGGTGTGCATCTTGAAGCTTTTGAATGATGGTTTGAAGATTTTGAATGTTGGGTGGTTTGGTGAATAATAGAGATAATACGGTCACGCCGGTGCCACCTGGCACCGCCCTGCACCAGCTGTATTCTGTGCCGCCGACGGGACGGTGGTGATCGGAGGATGACGGTGGTGGTTGTTCAGACATATTGTGCGAGATTTGAttcaagagagagagagagagagagatttgaGGTTGCGTTTATGAATTTTGTTTGTATGAAAAGATtgtttttacatgaaaataaaatgcattTTCTATATTTGATTGATTTACCAAATGGACTATGATTAATGTGAAAGTTGGTTTGTTAGGTTAAGCTATAATAAGGTGatgtaaacaaaaaaattacCATGAACAACAAACTTTTTGTGTGGATAGTTTTCATCGGCCAAACTCATATAAGTTTTTGACGAAAGTGCCTTTTTAGGGTTGTTCCTAATTCCGTCTTTTCAATCGTAAATACACCttaatgtttaataaataatacgTACCGTACAATTATTTATCACATTaaaattaaagtatatatataaaaagataaattaaaaaaaaaaagtgaaaatacaTATCCACTTTTATAGTTTGCAATAGCCATCAAAATCTTTATGGCTTGCAAATCCGAATATTTCACTTGTAAATAACAAAACTGCAAGATATAGTTTACTTGTTTGGAAAAATTAAGTCAgtttaagaaagaaagaaaatatagctcaatggttgagcaCCATCTTTACATGCTGGAAGTCTCGAGTTTAAGACGGTTAGAGTATTGCAAAGAGGGCaaggttttatcccaattaaatttTGTGACTTTTGGTGATTTAGTTGGGGGTTATTCCTCCTACAAGGTACCGAGAGTAAGAAgactctctagcgcggacccggttaaaacaacgtaagttagatctcctgttgcgagcaaatgatctacacctttcaaaaaagatAGACATGTGCAAGGGGCAAACAAATTGTGGTTCACTGGTTTGCAATGTCCATCTATTGTCACTTTTCCTCATGTAAATTTTCTTCATTGTAAAACCGGTTATGAATAAAAAATCACTTTCATTgtttctctctcattctctcttcTTGAATCAATCGTCTAGCAATATGCAGAGCAAAGCCACATGTCTTGCTCGTTAATTTAGTCTGATTTCCAGCTCCCACcccatctttcttcttttttcttttggtagATTGTAAACTCACATTTGAATGGCATTAGCAAGTTTATTTATCTTTCATCTAGTACAAAATTATTCAACTGTCGGCGACAACCCCAGTTCATCAACGTTTTTGGCTACTTCGATGTAATCATGTTGCTTTTATGTATAATGCCGAAGTTGTTGTCAgtgtttttttcttaaattattgAAAGGTTGTCAACGTGTacatatatgtttgtgtgttttACGTTTATGTGGCAGACAAataatagaaaaccaaaaagaaaattaagaagaaaAGGGTTGTGAGATGCACGCAAACTCACGCAcgggttatatatatagggaaaaatgAAGATGgtgctgttatgcacccaagtTTGGTGAAATATCTCTCacaaactaattttttaatatttaatgtaaaATGAATTAATAATTGCCCCC is drawn from Erigeron canadensis isolate Cc75 chromosome 9, C_canadensis_v1, whole genome shotgun sequence and contains these coding sequences:
- the LOC122582377 gene encoding uncharacterized protein LOC122582377, giving the protein MSEQPPPSSSDHHRPVGGTEYSWCRAVPGGTGVTVLSLLFTKPPNIQNLQTIIQKLQDAHPILKSKIQFNPSTNTFSFFAPSSSPPLQIQSLNSQNSFYQTLEQEINTNPWQKYDPESPCDVFFVTVYNLAGGDGEKYAVVLRLHTAVCDRAAAAFLLRELLDLLFGDGNKEIVNENGLGLAIEDCVPAGKASKPFWTRGADMLGYSVNSFRFSNLEFKESGFPKETKFVRLRIGREDTERILNGCKSKGIKLFGLLAAAAFISAHSSKNLPNEKWEKYSLATLIDCRSLLDPVLSDHHVGFYHSAILNSHDVKGGEDLWDLAQRIYTSLETAKNSNKHFTDMADLNFLMCKAIDNPGLTPSSSLRTSLISVFEEPIIQNTNQFHKDIGLLDCIGCASVHGVSPSLAIFDTVRDGELDCACVYPYPTHSREQMQDFVDHMKKILLGSSDPQ